In Clostridia bacterium, one DNA window encodes the following:
- a CDS encoding aconitate hydratase codes for MPQNLAQKILSAHLVSGTFTPGTEIGIKIDQTLTQDATGTMAWLQFEAMGIPRVRTELSVSYVDHNTLQTGFENADDHVFLRTMAMKYGAFFSRPGNGICHQVHLERFGVPGKTLLGSDSHTPTAGGLGMLAIGVGGLDVAVAMGGGTFYLTMPRVVNIRLKGKLPPWVSAKDVILEVLRRLTVKGGVGKILEYTGEGVATLTVPERATITNMGAETGATTSIFPSDEVTRKFLLAQGREKDYRELLPDPGAEYDEVVEIDLSSLSPLLACPSSPDNVHPVSELSGTKVDQVVIGSCTNSSFLDLMKVASILKGKVVHPEVSLVIAPGSRQVLTMLAENGALADLIASGARILECACGPCIGMGQAPPSKGVSVRTINRNFTGRSGTKDAEVYLSSPEVAAACALTGRITDPRSLGEAPRISLPERFLADDWMILPPSDHPEAVTIVRGPNIKPLPEFRPLPDKITGEVLLKVGDNITTDHIMPAGAKILPLRSNIPAMAEHVFEGVDPSFASRAKASGGGIIVGGDNYGQGSSREHAALAPMYLGIKAVIARSFARIHRDNLINFGILPLVFANPSDYDRIQAGDVLEMDGVRELISSGEALAVKDLTQGFAFEVRANLTPRQAEIILAGGLLNYTRGGEADLG; via the coding sequence ATGCCACAAAACCTAGCCCAAAAGATCCTATCCGCCCATCTGGTCTCCGGAACGTTTACGCCGGGGACGGAGATCGGCATCAAGATCGACCAGACCCTGACCCAGGACGCCACCGGCACCATGGCCTGGCTCCAGTTTGAGGCCATGGGCATCCCCCGGGTGAGGACCGAGCTTTCGGTAAGCTATGTGGACCACAACACCCTCCAGACCGGGTTTGAGAACGCCGACGACCACGTGTTTTTAAGGACCATGGCCATGAAGTACGGGGCCTTCTTCTCTCGTCCCGGAAACGGCATCTGCCACCAGGTGCACCTTGAGCGCTTCGGGGTTCCGGGAAAGACCCTTCTTGGCTCCGACAGCCACACCCCCACCGCCGGCGGCCTGGGGATGCTGGCCATCGGGGTGGGAGGATTGGATGTGGCCGTGGCCATGGGAGGTGGAACCTTCTACCTCACCATGCCCCGGGTGGTAAACATCCGCCTCAAGGGAAAGCTTCCCCCCTGGGTCTCGGCCAAGGACGTGATCCTGGAGGTGCTAAGGCGGCTTACCGTCAAGGGGGGAGTAGGAAAGATCCTGGAGTACACCGGAGAAGGAGTGGCCACCCTCACTGTCCCCGAGCGGGCCACCATCACCAACATGGGGGCCGAGACCGGGGCCACCACCTCCATCTTCCCAAGCGATGAGGTGACAAGAAAGTTCCTTCTTGCCCAGGGAAGGGAAAAGGACTACCGGGAGCTTTTACCCGACCCCGGTGCGGAGTACGATGAAGTGGTGGAGATCGACCTTTCTTCCCTTTCGCCCCTTTTGGCCTGCCCGTCAAGCCCGGACAACGTCCATCCGGTATCCGAGCTTTCCGGCACCAAGGTGGACCAGGTGGTCATCGGCAGCTGCACCAACTCCTCTTTCCTTGACCTAATGAAGGTGGCTTCCATCTTAAAAGGAAAGGTGGTCCACCCCGAGGTGAGCTTAGTGATTGCCCCCGGTTCCCGCCAGGTGCTGACCATGCTGGCCGAAAACGGGGCCTTGGCCGACCTCATCGCCTCCGGGGCCCGCATCCTTGAGTGCGCCTGCGGCCCCTGCATCGGCATGGGCCAGGCTCCCCCCTCCAAGGGAGTATCGGTAAGGACCATCAATAGAAACTTCACCGGCCGAAGCGGCACCAAGGACGCAGAAGTTTATCTATCAAGCCCCGAGGTGGCGGCGGCGTGTGCCCTTACCGGCCGCATTACCGACCCCAGGAGCCTGGGGGAAGCTCCCCGGATATCCCTTCCCGAACGTTTTTTGGCCGACGACTGGATGATCCTTCCCCCCTCCGACCATCCCGAGGCGGTGACCATCGTCCGCGGCCCCAACATCAAGCCCCTGCCTGAGTTTCGCCCCCTCCCCGATAAGATCACCGGAGAGGTGCTCCTAAAGGTGGGGGACAACATCACCACCGACCACATCATGCCGGCCGGGGCGAAAATCCTGCCCCTTCGCTCCAACATCCCGGCCATGGCCGAGCACGTGTTTGAAGGGGTGGACCCAAGCTTTGCTTCCCGGGCTAAAGCCTCCGGAGGCGGCATCATCGTGGGTGGGGACAACTACGGCCAGGGGTCAAGCCGGGAGCATGCCGCTTTAGCCCCCATGTACCTGGGGATAAAGGCGGTGATTGCCCGCTCCTTTGCCCGCATCCACCGGGACAACCTCATCAACTTCGGCATCCTCCCCCTGGTCTTTGCCAACCCCTCCGACTACGACCGCATCCAGGCCGGGGATGTCCTGGAGATGGACGGGGTAAGGGAGCTAATTTCCTCCGGGGAAGCCTTGGCCGTAAAGGACCTAACCCAGGGCTTTGCCTTTGAGGTAAGGGCTAACCTTACCCCAAGGCAGGCGGAGATTATTTTGGCCGGGGGGTTATTGAATTACACCAGGGGCGGCGAGGCCGACCTGGGATAG
- the sucD gene encoding succinate--CoA ligase subunit alpha: MSILIDANTRVLVQGITGNQGSFHTARMLDYGTKVVAGVSPGKGGQVVHGVPVFDTVAAACEALSPDASIIFIPAPLAKDAILEALASGIKLIVVITEHIPLHDEIAIMHAAKDYGARIVGPNTFGLVSSGKCKIGIMPNQFYQPGPIGVVSRSGTLSYQIVANLLASGLGTSTVVGLGGDRIVGMSFVDILPLFNADPETKAIVLVGEIGGSAEEDAARFIAAHMSKPVIAFIAGKSAPPGKRMGHAGAIIERGRGTYQSKVEALEAAGVKVAHALADLPELVKQALK; encoded by the coding sequence TTGAGTATCTTGATCGACGCCAATACCCGCGTTTTAGTTCAAGGGATAACCGGCAACCAGGGTAGCTTTCATACCGCCCGAATGCTGGATTACGGCACCAAGGTGGTGGCGGGGGTCTCTCCGGGCAAGGGCGGCCAAGTGGTGCACGGGGTGCCGGTATTTGATACCGTGGCGGCGGCCTGTGAAGCCTTAAGCCCCGATGCCTCAATCATATTCATTCCCGCTCCTTTAGCTAAAGATGCTATACTGGAGGCATTGGCCAGCGGTATCAAGCTGATAGTGGTGATAACTGAACATATTCCTCTGCATGATGAGATAGCCATCATGCACGCGGCTAAGGACTACGGGGCCCGCATCGTCGGTCCCAATACCTTTGGGCTGGTGAGTTCAGGTAAGTGCAAAATTGGCATCATGCCCAATCAGTTTTACCAGCCTGGGCCCATAGGGGTGGTGTCGAGGAGCGGCACGCTCAGCTACCAGATTGTGGCTAATTTGTTGGCCAGCGGCCTGGGCACCTCTACGGTGGTGGGCTTGGGCGGCGACCGCATCGTAGGGATGAGCTTTGTTGACATCCTTCCCCTGTTCAATGCCGACCCTGAGACCAAGGCCATAGTGCTGGTAGGGGAGATCGGCGGCTCGGCGGAAGAGGATGCGGCCCGCTTCATTGCCGCCCATATGTCTAAGCCGGTGATCGCCTTCATTGCCGGCAAGAGCGCCCCGCCAGGAAAGCGTATGGGCCACGCTGGAGCTATCATCGAGCGCGGTCGCGGGACTTACCAGAGTAAGGTTGAAGCCCTGGAGGCAGCCGGGGTGAAAGTTGCCCACGCCTTGGCTGACCTTCCCGAGTTGGTCAAGCAGGCATTGAAGTAG